The Takifugu rubripes chromosome 16, fTakRub1.2, whole genome shotgun sequence genome contains the following window.
GCAGTATTACACAAAGAGGCCTTATTATCAGGCTCTTAATCCTATCATCCAGAGCCAAAGCCCCCTCTGTGACATTCACTGCAGCATGTATCTGCCAGCAGTTTCTGCTTCATGAGCCTTGTGCGCCACCTCCCACTGGTCACTAAGTCAAAGTGAACTCAGCGGTGCTCTTCCACACAATGCACTTACTGTATGATAACACAGTGCGATAGTTCCCTGTCCCAGTCTTTCTACAAGTCATTACGATCTCACTTGTTGCATAGGAGTTACCTTGTCTCCTCCTGTGATGTTTCATATAAATTATTGTTGCATTACTTCATCATCTTTGCGTTTTGAGGGGACACAAATACAGTGAGATGCAGGCCTGACGAGGAGTGTGTTCTGCAGAGAGACAACCACAGCGACGAAGCATAAACTGGACCGCCTGCAAAGATGAAGTCTTATTTGTTAAGGAAGAACTAAAAGAAATGTCAACGCAGATGTAAACGCGTAAATTTAAGGCAGATATAGAAACGCACAACAGCTATTGCAGAAAGATCCCGGCCTCTGCGGCGAGAGTGCCACCCAGTGGTGGTTTATAGAAATGCAGGCTTGAGCAGTCCAAAAAATAACCCTTTACATTTGATTGTGTTTGAATCTCCGAATCATAGATTGACTATTCCACCAGAGAGCTTCATGTTGTAATCTGTAAATCGGAATATAACCTGaaacctgctgcttttgtgttccAACAGAAGAATGGTGCCAGTCGGCGATGACTCGGGAGTCAGACCCACAGAAGGCAGATCAGGAGGGAGCACAGGTTTGTCCAGTTACAACACTGCTTTCGCCTTCACTCCATCCACTCTGTTACCTTAAGTGGTCATTTTGGTACCCAAAAAGATGCAGATGACTCTGTTATTGCACCATGGTAGAGCCCGATGGTACACCTCTGTGTCGGTGTTAAACCTTGATGAGGATGTTGTTAGGGACCTAATTTAAACTATGACATGCAGACAACCAAAAACAGAGAGCCGCGGGGATGTGGGTGCATCTCCCTGCATCACAGCACAGAGGCGAGACTCAAATGTTGGGTCATATGTGTGATATTTGAGCAACTGCTCACATTTGCACACAGCAAGGACTCACATTTCCATCCCACATGCACCCATTCACGTGCCCTCGTTCAGATCAGTGTAGAAACAAATCAAAGGAAGTGCAGCCTGTGACATTTCATTGTGGCATCAcgtttcctgctgctttatttaGAGACCGTGAACTTCTGAACCTGGTCTGCAGCCACCGCTCatcgctgctgctgttctctctgcACATTATAGAGCGGCGGGATCACGACGCATGCACGAGTGTGCGGGAGGATGCACAGTCATTGGTGTGGAATTACACCATCACTCCTATTCTGCAAAAACTGGAGAGCGTGTCTGCAGGTAATGTGTGCAAAGATTGAGGGGAAAACAGCCCAAAACATGAGAAGCACAAGAGTTTAGCTGCTCCCTCTGGATTATGCAGAGCAAACTCATTACAGCCTGCCTGTAAAGTCGTGGCGCAATGATGGGTGTGAAACTGCAACCAGCCGTTTCTGGAGCGGTTCAAACTTATTTATACAATGAATAATGTAATTCTTTATTTAACCTCTGAAACAAGGAACAGGTACCACCCTTCCTCCACGTCAAGCTTGTTCCTTTGCtgcctgtttctctgtgtttgatcATAAAAACTGCGTCCTCGGAAAGGAAGAGGGAAGCTTTTTTTTGTCCATACTGCCAACTAACTTATTATCGATGTAACGAACATCCGTTTTGTAGGTGAGTGCAGGGAAATTGCACATGCATGCCACAAAACACCCAAATCAACGTGCACACGCGTCTATATGGGCCCCGGCCTGCCAACACACTCGGGGAACGTTTGCTTTGTGGATGTTGGACATGTGGAATCAGGGTTTTCTGACTTCATCAAGGCCCTTCTCCTGCGATGACAGGCTCTGAGGCCTCTGTGGACCGCCTCTGCGACCTGTGCGATCGTCTCCACAGCGCCCTGGAAGGAGCAGACATGCTCGGCCGGAGCTGCAAGAGGAGGTCGGCGATACTTCGAACGCTGTTCCGCCTCATTGACGCCGACTCTGCTCGGCTCAGCCTGCGCATCGCCGAGCTCTGCCTCGCTGTGAGTttcctgtgtgtgggtgtctgctGCTAGGTCCCTGGGCCATGTGGACAGCCTGGGAGCCTAAATATAGAATTAAAATGCAGGTTTTTTAtgcttttccctgcagctgGCTGTCAGTGGAAACAACCTGCTCAACATCTGTAAACTGGTCTTCCAGATTAGCCGCAGTGAAAGCAACGACGTCCTCTTCCAGAGAAACTCCATCATTGGTGAACACAGCTCTGGTTGTACTTGTGGACTTTTGGACGTTTCTACTGTCAGTTTTCTTTGTCTGCTAATCAAGTTGCTCTGAGACCAGAGAATCTTCCGCCGCCATGggatgatttctttttcttcttttttaatttggtGCCATTTTGTATGTCTCCTATACTGATATTATTATCTGAGCTCTCTGTGCTCTCTCCAGAGAGTTTCCTGGCTGTCTTGACCAACGAGGACGCGTCTACGTCTGGAGAAGCGCTATTGTACTGCGCTGGGGCTCTGAAGTTCCTGTCAGGAAACAGCAGCATGGTCAAACTCCTGCTGGACAACGGCTGCATTGCTGTGAGCCAGAAGCTGATCCGGAGGCTCTGCACAGCAGAAAAGGACAGCTTCACCATGGCGGGACACATACTTGTCCAGGTATGTTGCCATTTTAGTGAAAAGGGCACTTTATTGTGGCTAGATGCTACTTAGCATCAGTTGTATGTGAGCAAAACGCAAAGATGCAAATTTCAATTGCTTCGgtgtcatttttttaatttttaaatattctcAGTTCATGATAATCAGAGAGCAGGGAAATAGACGGAAACGTGGCTTCCAAGAACTTCCACCGCTGCCGTACATTGGAAttactgtttccttttgttctgGAATGATTTATGTCCCGACTGAATAGTTTCCGGTCACCCTGTTGTGCGGTTTCCTCTTCGGGCCTGCGGGCAGCATTAATGAGCGCGTCACTACCGTAGTGGTTCACACACCCTCTAGCAAAAAGGCCACCAGTATGTAGGTATGCACTTTTTTAATCCGCTTCCCCTcatcttgacctttgaccccacgtAGCTGACGGCGGCCCTGAGGAACCTCGCCGATCACCCTGACGCCCGTCCAGTCTTCATCTCCTGCGGCATATTCTCAGATCTCTGTCTTGTGTTGCGCCTTCACAGCCAGGACCAGAACATCTGCACCAATATTTCAAGAATATGCAGGTATCGCCTCACTGCCCTAAGGTCTCAGGTTTGAATCCCACTCAGGGCCTGTCCATCTGGCGTTTATGGGTTCTCTCCGGTGTCCTTGCACAGACCATAAACGTGCACATTAGATTGATTGGGGAGTCTAAGTGCCCCCCAGGTGTAAGAGTGTGAGCCACTGGTATTTGTCAAGGGTGGATTCTTGCCTCTCTCCCAgtggctgcagacacagactcCAGTTTGAACTGATGTAAACCCACTAAACTCCCtactgcttcctcttcctctctgcagttTTATTGCTGCATCTTTCAGAACAAATCATCATTTTAGTCACGCTGGATTTTAGCACAAAGTGCTAAAACTTCAACCTGAGCTGAAGAATTTTGAGCTTTATTGATGGgtggtttttttaatttcttcttttGAATGAAGAAATATCGCAGCTCTGGCCTCCATGTTCCTTTGCCCTGTTGAATCCATGTTTTCATACCCAGCCATTTGGAGAGGTTGCTGTTCATcttctccctgtctccctcagTAAACTCTCCTCTTACTCGGAGTGCCGCCACGCTCTGGCCAACACCCCCGACTGCTTCCCACTATTTTTAGAAGTGATGAGCAAACATCGGCAAAGACAGGTGAgcccagcagcctcctcttgCTTGTGTAAACCGTCTCCATCAGAAGTGAGTAGGAGCTCGGTCAGCAGCCCCCCTCCAGCATGTTTACCCTCAGAGCGGGCTGGTGGTGTCCATCCCTCCTTTtctgctctgcttttgtttaTTTCCACATTTAACCACCCTGAGAAGGGCTAAATAGGACTGAGCTGATTATGGAGGCAACGCACCGTTAAAGTTGGAATAAAACATGTTGAACGTCTCCTCGTGCTTGAGAGATTCATTCTGAATTGAGTGCACAGGTGATTACTGACGGGGATGATTGGAGGAATATTCCTGAAAACAGAGCCCACTTTCCAGACAGGATGTAcaaagagggagggggtgggtagtagaaggaggaggagataatAACACACGCCTGAGGTTCCTGAGTAGATCACGTTGACTGGACAGGCTGATATGTGCAGTTAGTGCTGGGACAGCCTGTCCTGCATCACATGCTCATCTTCCCTTCTTGGCTTCCCCGCACCTGATTTTGAGTCGGGATCCAAGGACGACGCAGGTGGGCTCAAACCTGTTTGTTGGggctgtttatttggactctcATATGCGTCCCGCTGCCTATTTTGACACGTTCTCATCATGTTTACAATGAAAGCGAAGATTCAGTCTAACAAGGGACCATTGTATCCTCTCCTGCTGTCTCACAGGACCTCATAGTGCGCTTTCTCTTCACCCTCGGTAACCTCACCGCCAGCGTGGAGGCTTCTCGGCAGCAGCTATTTGAGTGCACGGGCTGCGCGGGCGTGCTCCTGCAGCTGTACGACCGCTACCAGCGCAGAGGCGGCGCGGCGGCGCGTGCAGCGGAGGACGAGGACGTGCTGGTGAAGCTGCTCAGGGTGCTGGCCAACATGTGCATCCACCCGGCCGTGGGTCCAGCTCTGGCTGCCAGCGAGGCCtgcgtggagctgctgctggagacgcTCGGTGAGCGGCGTCCAGCACTCAGCGCGCCAGATCGGCAACATCGCAGGATGTGGAGCTCTGGAATGTTTACCTTTTTACAGTTTGCGCGCAGTAAATTTCTAACCACTTCCTTTGTGTTCAGAACAATTTGTGTGTTCACGCCATCGCCGGCTTTCCTCTGCGCTCACCTCGATACGGCACATCCTCTTTTGCTTGACTTGAAAAGTCTATCCGGGACGCCTCGCTGCATGCGCAGGATGTTCTGTCACATCGCGCCATCAACTTGTGAAATTCTCCCCTGCGGTTCAAAGGTTTCAGGACGGGTTGAGCTGAGGCCCAGGTGTCTGCAAAAGCTCTCGCTCGCTTCCCACGCGTCCCACACGACCGTTGAGCAGCAGAAATTGAAGCCCCTAAAAGGTCAAGTTGGTTAAAAACAAGGTTCAGAGAGCTCGTGGGCGACCCGGCATCTTCCCTCCGAAAGAGAATGCGCCGCTGAGCGGCCCAGTGTCGGCCCAGAGGAGCTCCGTCTGAGCTCCTGAACATCGCTGAGATACACATTCACCTGCTTTTTAATGCTGAATTAACGATATCGCGCTGTGTTGTGGTTTCAGCCCTGAGGTCTGTGAGGGAAAGTGAGGAGCTGGTGGTGAACGCCGCCGCCACCATCAACAATCTGTCATTCTACCAGGCGGAAGGTTCCGCTCTCGACCGGAGTCGCCTCGCAGTCGCCAAGCGTAAGACCGGCAGGCTGTCACTCCGTCGGATCCGTCTGTgcgtctgtgtctctcctctgaTCCCCGCTCTGCCGATTCTCTCCAACGCCAGTgatgatggagctgctgctcagcgcCAGTATGGACGCCGTGCTTGAGGCCACCCGCGTGTTCGGGAACTTGTCCCAGTCCAAGGATGTACGCAGCGTCATCATGCAGCACAAAGGTGAAACAGACGCACGCCTCCTGCTACGGCCCGGCGTGCGGTGTTTGGGCTGAGCCCGTCTGCAAGGCTGCAGTCAGTGTAAACATGGCCGCCCACCGTGGCGGCGTCGGCCCGCTTATCTCGGCGCTGCGTCGCCTttctctgccccctcctgctATCATCCTGCTCTGTTCTCTCCCCCAGCGCACCGGTTTGTGGTGGCATTGCTCGACTCAAAGAGCACAGAGATGTGTTACTCCGCCTGCGGCGTCCTCACGAACCTGTCTCTGGACTCGGCGGCCCGGGTCGGGCTTTCACGGGAGGGGGCCGTCGCCAAGTAAGCACCCGTGTTCTCAGCTAATCAGTGTAGAAGAGACAGTGGGAAAGAAGACGGTGTGGAAAGGAGGAGACGGCCTTTTCCTTCTCTAATGCGTCCATCACttagttgccccccccccccccggaaacATGTCGTCTTGCATTATTATTGTTGGCTGATTCTGACAGCCGTAACCACAACAACTGCTGACTTGAAGCAGATGCTAACAGTTGACTCGCTCGCATTACCCGCCCACAGAGGGAAGATGAAATTACAGATCTGTGGCAGCCGCCGTATGTGTTTAACACATAGCAACAGACAATATTTTCTGTATTACATtatcccctttctctctctctcacacacacacacacacacacacacacatcgtgtGACTTGAGAGGGATTCACATGATGGGCAGGATTGAAGGTATTAGCTCCACTTCAGTGACCTGAAAGAAGactgtttgcgtgtgtgtgtgtgtgtgtgtgtgtgtgtgtgtgtgtgtgtgtgtgtgtgtgtgtgtgtgtgtgtgtgtgtgtgtgtgtgtgtgtgtgtgtgtgtgtgtgtgtgtgtgtgtgtgtgtgtgtgtgtgtgagatcaggCTTGTGGACTGCCTCAGAGACTTAGGAGCAGGTGATTGGCAGCTGGCGGGCCAGGTATGTCAGGCATTGTGCAACATGATCGGCGGCGGcacagagaagctgctggacaCGAAGGAGAGAGACTCGCTGCTGCGGATCCTCGGGACATTCCGAGGTGGGTCATCCAGTCCGGGCCGGGCGTCACGCTGGGATGAACGTGCTTGTTGTCACATCACGATTCCCACTGAAACATAACACTGGGTCTGAGGGCTGGAAGCTGCTGCAACCTCTTggtctcctcttcatcctgcagATAAAGAGGAGGTCCTCTGCTGGGTGGAACATGGAGACAGGAGGGACCACTTGGCCTGCTGGGAGCTAGAATTCCTGCCTGTGGCTCAAAGACTGATGACGTTTCTCCAGCGTGACGCTGTTGTGGAAACCTGTATATGAGTGTTGAGCTCCATGGTTTAACCCCTGGCCCAGGTGTGTTTCGTTTTTGTGCCGTATTTATGCAGCTTAACCCCAGTGAGAAACACAAGGATAAACCTAAgttatttacatattttcatGTTCTGTTCTGAAGCTTTAGTGttgtaaatgtaattttataCAACAGATGACTCACCTGGAAAACCTTCTGGATGATGTGCAGTGAAACAGCCGAGTGGAAAACAGAGTCGTTGTTTTTTGCTTCTCAACGCCTTTATTGTTACACGTATATGGGGTCAGGCAGTGCTTACAGGTTACAACAAAGTCGTctaaacagcatttaaaaaaagaaagatcacaTTATTACACTGAAACAAATCAGAAGCGGCACTTGATGTAAAACCCCTCTGTGTCAGTTGCCCCCGATTTCGCACCACGGTGACGTCAACAATCACGAGGCGGGCGGAGCAGGCGACAGACATCGTTCCCTACGTGGTTTTCCAGGGCGGTGGGACGCTCAGCTGGAGACCAGGGCGCTTCATTGACGGGCCTCCGACCCCCATCCAGGGGTCCTGGGGGTCCAGGGGACAggaccctgccccccccctgaGACGCCATGATGGAATTAAAACGCAACTCTACGTCCACTCAGCGTTTTGACTCCGTGAGATTCCCGACCCGGCCACGCTGCGCCCCAACGCTTCGATGAGGAAACTGCGACTGATACACAACAGTTCAATATaatagtttatttattttttttgtctctttccacATATTTtccatataaaaaaaaaaaaaaaaaaaaagcgtcaGTAACTGACATCAGaagtttgaaaagaaaaaccctTCGACTTCCTCTCAAACCACTTCCGAATGTACCATTCTTTTATCGCCGCCCTCCTCTCCAGGATATCACTCATTCATCTGTCTCAGTTTTCATTTCACCTCAGAAGAATGCAGTACTTAACTGGTTTtagtaaacaacaaaaacaaaaaaaaagccctgtcaagtggagggggggggggtgcttgcTACAACCTTATGCAGTCGGGCCTGTGGGGTGATCCGGGCTCCCCCGGCAACGGGAGCCCAGAAAGCATCTCTGCTCAAAGAGCACTTCTTTAAATGTTTTCTGGAGTAGAGGTATTCAAAACTTCACAATCGACCAGGCAGCCGGGATAAGAGGAAGACTGATAGCGTGGTTGGGGGCAGCCGGAAGCAAGTCCCAACCGGAAAACCCGGTTTTTACGTTTCTTTTGATGagccccaacccccccccccccccccgcatctgTTTTTACCCACTACCAGAAAAATAAAGACACCAACATGTGATACAACAGTTTTCTCACAAAAACAGAGCTACAGCAGAAGCAAGAAGTCGTTCCTTCAAAGTGCCccgctttttttttgttgacacttgtaatttaaaaaaaaaaaaaaaaaaagattcaccATAtctatgaacacacacacacacactcgctcacccATGTGTGTACAGTCAAACTCAAAAACAGGGGCTCAGACATTGTTCTTTGAGTTCCTTCAcacgcgaacacacacacacacactctcagattAGCTTACTTTAAGAATTAGGGTGGGGACAaggacatggggggggggggtaatgcaGTGGATTTCTGATGGATAGGGGTTTTGAGAGATGGGTTTGGGGTAGTTTGGGGGTCAATATGACCCCACTGAATACAACATgggagcagcagcattagcacgTATGCAGACTGTGCTGGATAGTTCAGGcacacgttaaaaaaaaaataaaataaaagcccaaCTGAACGGTTCCCTCTCCCGGGACTCAACAGTAACCAGACCGGCGACATCCACGTCTcgtgatacaaaaaaaaaaagaaacaatataagaaaaaaatactaCGACAGTGACAGCAGGGTCGGCACGCAGGCCGGTCCtggctggagggggggtgggggggggttcatctGGTCTTCAGTGACAAAAAGAAGACACCAAAATACTAAAATGTGGtcctgggtggtggtgggggaggggtgttgctCCAGGCTGCCCCCTCTTGGGCAGTTTTGGCACTGCGGCATGAGCACAATTCCTGGTATCCATTCGTACTCCGAGATGACCTGCGTTGTCCCTCCCCTGCCCTCGTTTGTTCTGATCCAGCCGGCCGGCTCCACCTTTTTGTTGaatcccacccacccacccaccccccatctGGTTGACATAAAGTGTCCGATAATGAGCAACAATAACAGTACGACAAACGACAAAAACGCCAAAAGCCCTTCATGTCATGTAGCGGGTGATCGCTCTCAGAGCGTATAACAGTTCTGCCTGCATTCGGGCTTCCATAAGAAGCAAATTAACGTGGACCTGCGGgcgaaaacagaggaaaaacagacgTGTTAAACTCCCAACCTGCCGTCAAACTCGTCGCCCTGGCGCAGAAGAGGCGGTCTCACCTTCTCGGAGTGCTGAAACTGCCTCCAGAAACTCTCATACATTCGTCTGGTGGTCTTCTCCGGACTGCACACCATAGTCTTGATGTAGATCTTAAAGCCACGGTCCAGGAGCTGGTTGATCTCCCCGTAATCGTAGTCGTCGTATCTGGTTGACGCAGGCAAAGGCGCCATTAGGCAACACGCACAAACGACCCTTGACCCCGTGACACGCGAGCCGTTCGGGAACTGACCTGATGCCGAACATGCAGTGGATGTAGTTCCAGATGGCTCGGCGCAACATGCTGGTGTCCACATCTTTGTGCGTCGCCATGGTGTTGTAGGTGAGGTTGTACGCCAACTGGAACTTCTCGTCCAGCATCTGCCCGACATCGGGGTAGAGTCTGTTGACCAGGGAGAAGCCGTGGTCCTCCCAGCTGTAGTCCTGAGGAGCGTAAGAACAGCACCGtaagggaccgggacagggacgACCGATCCCGCCGCCGGCTGTGGTCGATCCGCACCTGCACTCTCAGCGTGGGCACCTGCTCCCCCCTCCTGGAGAACTCCTTGTAGCCGTAGCTGGGGTCCTCGAAGTGCCTGGAGATGTCCCTGGAGGGGGCGCTCTCCTCGTCCTCGGCCGTGACCACCAGCATGCTCTCGGTTTTCTCCCTCTCGAAGCGGGTCGCCATCTCCTCCTGGCTGGCCTCCTCGTCGTCGCGgcactcctgcagctgcttcatgcgctccatcagcacctccacctccccgcACATCTCcttcggaaaaaaaaaaaaggccaagcGGATCAGGACACCTCCGACCCCGCGCCACCCGACGAGCGCGCGCAGTACCGTCGCTCACCTGGTTGCCGAGCGGGTCGTCGTGGTGGTTGGCGTGCCCGTTGCCGTTGGCGATGTCGCAGACGCAGTACTggctgagggaggggggccTGAACGTGTGTCCGCCGTCGCTGTGGATCTCGGGCATGATGCCGCAGCCGAAGGTGAAGGAGGCGAGGGAGTGGTagtgtgtgaggaggaccaCGGCGTGGATGAGCTCCGCCAGGGACCAGCTGTGCTCCTCAGCCTTCACAAGTTgctggggggggaaaaaaaacgggACGTTTCTGAGCGTGCGACGGATCAGGGATCGCCGATGTCTCCGCGGGCCGGCCGCCGCTCCAGCAACCTTTACGCAAGAGCGACTGCAACCTTCAGACCGTGCCCAGCCGCTCACCTCGATGTGTTCCTTGGTCAGCAGCCAAGGTCTGTGGGCCAGGATTTTGTTGAGCTCCCCGAGCGGCTGCAACTTCCGCGGGGCTTCGTCCAGGCCGTTTAACCACTTTGGATCACCCCCGACCTGGAGGAAGTCGTTCACATGCAGGTTGACCAAGTAGGAACACTGGTGTCTAGCTGCCGCCTGCAGAGTCGGAGGAAGCAGAGGCGTTAACCACAACACAGCCAGCTGgtttttaaaggggggggggggggggttgcaaaAGTACCATAATGCCGATGTAGTGTCTGTAGTGCAAAGACAGGGGCCCgtccatctgcagcaggtagtgCTGTGTCCGGAGGAAGCTCTCCAGGTAATGTGGGTGGAAGCCCATCACCACGGAAATGTTGTCCAGGCGACCCAGCGTTGAAAATGCATCTTCAAATATCGACTGCGTCCTGTCGGCCACTTTGCTCACTTTTAGAatctgaggagggggggggggtggcaggtgTTCCATCACATCAGACATGGCTGCGCTTTAGTTGGAACGCACGGACAGAAATGACGGAGTCTCACCTCTTTTTCGGGGATAAACCTGCTTGGGCCGTTGCCGAGCGGTCTTGGGATCCTCACTCCTAAATCCTGCAAGACAAACAAAAGGGGTCAGAATCGATGGTTTTCATGTCCCGCTGATAATCATGGTATCAGGTCCGAAAGGTCCCGTCGCGCGACATCGTCCTATTTGTTCCAAATGATGTGCATAATGCCGCAATCAAATGAAGGATATCACTAAAGATCGGAATTAGAAACGGAATTAGAAGCTTCGACGGCCGCTGCTGTCCAGCAACTTTGCGCTGCTTGTCGAGACATGTCCAACTTGTCCCGAGGATGAATGACGGTCAAATGGCGACTGGCAAATGCTTAAAAACGCGATGTGTCAGGAGTCGTTTTCCCTTCCACCCGTTTCTATTCGGATGATGCAGAGCCAGTCcaagttttttttgttctgctttGGTCAACAAGCTGACACAAAAGGCTGCAGCGCAGCTTTGTCTCAAACGCAACACCGATAATGCGACCTTTCCCCCGGACCAAACTCCAACCTGAGCCTCTTCCGAACCCCCCGATGCCCTTTTCTTACCTTTTTGCTCAGCCGTTCACAATGGGAGCATATCTTTAACAGGCTTGTCATCGATAAAGAACTATTTTCTACGTTCTCCGGCGGAGCCACCGCGAGCCTCATCTCGAGCCTGCGCTGCGCTCACAGGTTGCAAACAAGCtaataaaaactgtaaaaacctATTCCTGATAGCTGTCGTCCTCTGTCTTTGTTCCTGGAGGCACTGGGCAAAGTGCTCGGCAGTCAGCTGTTGCAGCCCTGTGGCAGAAAAGCGTCCAGCCTCGCGCATACATTCGGTAAATAAGTCGAGTCTCGGGTGATTGACGTGCGCGGCGACCACTCGCCTTTGAAAAACAGCCCGCCCACCAGCCAATGGCGACGAGAGAAGCGcctggggggcggggccagggcataaagagagaggggagggggggggggtcctaaaCGTGAGcagaaagacccccccccccctaagaAAACATCGtcacttctttcttttgttCCCCGCTGCCATTGATCACGACAGAGATCGAATCATTGGCTTTAATCAGCGGGCTCGAGACACCGCGA
Protein-coding sequences here:
- the armc2 gene encoding armadillo repeat-containing protein 2, translated to MASLERKQQFCSLITQQRNPLIRTSAEIVSEARRSLRVRSTQRPFTPAIATRELFGNKDCTKKRPPSTFSLHACDFEAPESRPASAVRLSRLEHKPKLPVLCSEEDQFKAFPKPPAEPEEVKNQLAGARLSLRRAGSLALLPLERQTNAERQLRPDRTGHRGPHNARPRRAVSEKRMVPVGDDSGVRPTEGRSGGSTERRDHDACTSVREDAQSLVWNYTITPILQKLESVSAGSEASVDRLCDLCDRLHSALEGADMLGRSCKRRSAILRTLFRLIDADSARLSLRIAELCLALAVSGNNLLNICKLVFQISRSESNDVLFQRNSIIESFLAVLTNEDASTSGEALLYCAGALKFLSGNSSMVKLLLDNGCIAVSQKLIRRLCTAEKDSFTMAGHILVQLTAALRNLADHPDARPVFISCGIFSDLCLVLRLHSQDQNICTNISRICSKLSSYSECRHALANTPDCFPLFLEVMSKHRQRQDLIVRFLFTLGNLTASVEASRQQLFECTGCAGVLLQLYDRYQRRGGAAARAAEDEDVLVKLLRVLANMCIHPAVGPALAASEACVELLLETLALRSVRESEELVVNAAATINNLSFYQAEGSALDRSRLAVAKLMMELLLSASMDAVLEATRVFGNLSQSKDVRSVIMQHKAHRFVVALLDSKSTEMCYSACGVLTNLSLDSAARVGLSREGAVAKLVDCLRDLGAGDWQLAGQVCQALCNMIGGGTEKLLDTKERDSLLRILGTFRDKEEVLCWVEHGDRRDHLACWELEFLPVAQRLMTFLQRDAVVETCI
- the sesn1 gene encoding sestrin-1 isoform X2 is translated as MRLAVAPPENVENSSLSMTSLLKICSHCERLSKKDLGVRIPRPLGNGPSRFIPEKEILKVSKVADRTQSIFEDAFSTLGRLDNISVVMGFHPHYLESFLRTQHYLLQMDGPLSLHYRHYIGIMAAARHQCSYLVNLHVNDFLQVGGDPKWLNGLDEAPRKLQPLGELNKILAHRPWLLTKEHIEQLVKAEEHSWSLAELIHAVVLLTHYHSLASFTFGCGIMPEIHSDGGHTFRPPSLSQYCVCDIANGNGHANHHDDPLGNQEMCGEVEVLMERMKQLQECRDDEEASQEEMATRFEREKTESMLVVTAEDEESAPSRDISRHFEDPSYGYKEFSRRGEQVPTLRVQDYSWEDHGFSLVNRLYPDVGQMLDEKFQLAYNLTYNTMATHKDVDTSMLRRAIWNYIHCMFGIRYDDYDYGEINQLLDRGFKIYIKTMVCSPEKTTRRMYESFWRQFQHSEKVHVNLLLMEARMQAELLYALRAITRYMT
- the sesn1 gene encoding sestrin-1 isoform X1, with product MEVQEQESVGRWDGLSSRDATSRIETMENIQQVVMKKIEAIKPMPPGAFSPSAVGSPPNSDLNAILAHLLMLSKRCPFEDVRALSGQLLRAAQDLGVRIPRPLGNGPSRFIPEKEILKVSKVADRTQSIFEDAFSTLGRLDNISVVMGFHPHYLESFLRTQHYLLQMDGPLSLHYRHYIGIMAAARHQCSYLVNLHVNDFLQVGGDPKWLNGLDEAPRKLQPLGELNKILAHRPWLLTKEHIEQLVKAEEHSWSLAELIHAVVLLTHYHSLASFTFGCGIMPEIHSDGGHTFRPPSLSQYCVCDIANGNGHANHHDDPLGNQEMCGEVEVLMERMKQLQECRDDEEASQEEMATRFEREKTESMLVVTAEDEESAPSRDISRHFEDPSYGYKEFSRRGEQVPTLRVQDYSWEDHGFSLVNRLYPDVGQMLDEKFQLAYNLTYNTMATHKDVDTSMLRRAIWNYIHCMFGIRYDDYDYGEINQLLDRGFKIYIKTMVCSPEKTTRRMYESFWRQFQHSEKVHVNLLLMEARMQAELLYALRAITRYMT